Within the Aquabacterium sp. A3 genome, the region TGGCGTGGATGTTGGGCTGCCAGGTCATGAACCAGTCGGTCGAGAAGGGCAGCTGGCCTTTGGAGGGCGACTTGCCGGCCACTTCCTTGTACAGGCGCAGCAGGCGCTCGTAGGACATGTCGGTCTCGGATTCCAGCACCTGCAGGCGTGCCCCCAGGGTGATGAGCGTGACGGCACGCTCGATCTGCTTGGCTTCGGTCAGGAGGCT harbors:
- a CDS encoding FlhC family transcriptional regulator, whose protein sequence is MRTKSLLTEAKQIERAVTLITLGARLQVLESETDMSYERLLRLYKEVAGKSPSKGQLPFSTDWFMTWQPNIHA